In a single window of the Trichoderma breve strain T069 chromosome 6, whole genome shotgun sequence genome:
- a CDS encoding acetyltransferase (GNAT) family domain-containing protein — translation MPLTVRPAAESDLSRSIAIEKRAYGPNKTSPIFFPGEGMKPEDRIAIMTTRIKEEPATQCIKVVDTELEAKGEEAMIAFSMWFIWSGDLRPSFPKRQWGAGTNLEACEAFFGEMDRRWWARFEGKPHVYLKLLHTDPDHQKRGAGGQCLKWGTAEADRLGLVSYLEASEEGRPLYEKYGFKEVGRIVVDLTKWGGTEPAIAYLMLRQPVLN, via the exons ATGCCTCTCACAGTCCGCCCCGCTGCGGAATCAGACCTGTCTCgctccatcgccatcgaaAAGCGAGCCTATGGCCCCAACAAAACGtctcccatcttcttccccggCGAGGGTATGAAGCCCGAGGaccgcatcgccatcatgacGACGCGCATCAAGGAGGAGCCCGCCACCCAGTGCATCAAAGTCGTCGACACCGAGCTCGAGGCAAAGGGCGAGGAAGCCATGATTGCTTTTAGTATGTGGTTCATCTGGTCCGGAGATCTGAGACCAAGCTTTCCGAAGCGCCAGTGGGGAGCGGGCACCAACCTGGAGGCGTGCGAGGCGTTTTTCGGCGAGATGGACCGGAGATGGTGGGCGAGGTTTGAGGGGAAGCCGCATGTTT ATCTCAAACTTCTTCATACCGACCCCGACCACCAGAAACGGGGTGCCGGCGGCCAGTGTCTCAAGTGGGGAACCGCAGAGGCCGACAGGCTCGGGCTCGTGTCGTATCTCGAGGCGTCTGAGGAAGGGCGGCCGCTGTATGAAAAGTACGGCTTCAAGGAGGTGGGCAGGATTGTCGTGGACTTGACGAAATGGGGCGGCACTGAGCCTGCCATTGCATATTTGATGCTTCGCCAGCCGGTGCTGAACTAG